The following is a genomic window from Xenopus laevis strain J_2021 chromosome 2L, Xenopus_laevis_v10.1, whole genome shotgun sequence.
TCTttcatatacaggtttgggatccagaaagcaccaaattatggaaaagtcaTCTCCTGTAGACTCAATTGTATTCAAAcaatctgcatttttaaaaatggacacAGCATACAAGGCATTTCATCACTGccaaagcagcaaaaataaaGCTATATGAAGATGGTGTCTGCTTTTGGGAAGAAACCAAAGAACCTCTGGTTATGAAGCTGACGCTCTACCCTATTGACCATCCAAGCCTATCTCTGCCAACATGAATGAGGAGACTGTTCAAGTTTAAACCTACAACTAAGCCTGTGTCATTGTGGCTGTTTATTTTACTTAGATAAAACAAACATCCCCTACACCTAAAGTTTAAACTTTATTGATTACAATTTAAATGTATAAGGAGTTTTTTCTGACTCTGACTCCaggtacccaaaattgcttctgactcCACAGCTCAGAAATGTGAGAGTATGTAGATATTTTATCATTACTGACTTCTGCCAAAGAATTATTAAAATCTGATAAGCAAAAGGACAACGAGGTTGAGCGTAGAAGCCCAGTGGCACATACCTTCACTGATTGGCTTCAGGCTTTTTTATACTCTGATTCTTACATCTAAGTATCCAGAATTAGCCCCTGTTTTATTTAAGCATCTTGATATTGTTAATGATGTATATGAAACCTACGGATGTATTACTACGATTGTTTACTAGAATAGactgataatagatagatgagagTGTATCCATTGGTTTTAGTgcctaagaaagaaaaaaaagaacatttcatcTGATTCACCATTTACCATTTCCAGTTAGTTCATCAGTAAATGATAACTGATAAGGCCATTGACATAGTCTCAGGGGAACATGGTTGGCAAAAGTGATATCCAATCCGCCTTTTATTTATTACCAATTTATCCATCATGCTACCACCATtcgggtttttatttttattgttcctTTTAATATGACAAGTGTCTACCCATGGGGTGTAGCATTTCTTGTCATTAATTTGAGTTTCTTGAGCAGACTGTCAAATTTGTCAAAAATACTAACGGTCCATATTTTGTTATTCATTATCTGGACGACTTTTTATTTATTGGACCAGATGGAACGTCCATGTACCAAATTTACAAAAAGGTAAACGGAGTATTGTGTTGAGGAAATCAAAAGCAGACATGCTAGGAAAGGCACAATATTATGGTCAGGTTCTTTCACTTACTCTGAATTATGTCCAGTAAAAGAGATTTTGTTGTGATTCAGATCCAGTGCCCAGGTCCATTGTTTGTCCATCAAGACGGATCCTTTTAATCCAGTTACCAAAGTTAAAGCTAAAGTTCAACACAAATGCAATGAAGCATTAGGGTTGCCAAGTAAAGAATTCAAAACTCATTCATTTAGAATTGGATCTGCTACACAGGCTTATATTTCAGGTTTCAAAAGTGAATTCATTAAGTAGTTGGGCCATTGGGACTCGGCAAGATACTAGACTTGTGTGAGACCCAACATTGTGGATAATTGGTAGTGGTTAATAAGTTCATTTGTTCATTGTACGTTATGTCAAGCAGAAATTATGTAACGAACCTTGATTTTACAGAAAATCAGCTCAAAATATGGTGAATGGACCTTCGTGGAGCTAAATGGTCAACACATTGGGGACATCCTAACATCCCAATTTTTCACATGAAATAAAAACCATTGACCTAATTCAGTTGGTCAGATGAGATCTGGCACATATCCAATTTTTGATGCCTAATACAGTATTGGAATGGTCTGAGCTTATTCTTCCATGGACGGGAAAGTTATGGCTCCATTAAAACTTTTATAAAGATGTAGGAAAAAGGAGGAGAAGGTGTCATTCATTTGTCTGAAATAGGACATATGATATATTTTGTGTAGGATGGCAGAATGCTATTGAGAAGGCATTATTAAGGTGGAGGATGGCCAAAACCAGTTTTAGGTCATAAAATAGTCTTGGCGTTGAGgatataattcatttattttcatagaCTCGTGGCTGGGAGTTCTGAGCCCTGGTGTCGTTTACAGTtaagtggcacatttatcaaacgtCGAATTTTGAactcatgtgaatttttttaactctaataaatttgaatatactcgaaattcgattggggggttatttaataaaaaagatcAAATACCTAAAAGTCGAACGAATTTTACCAacatgaaaactcgaatcaaaactcaaatcgagttttttcaccccaaaaaaaccttgaatgtcaagaagactagtaatatcttcaaattggtcactggacctctctcaatgacttatacatgaactcaccaggtgttaggtggtgaatagtcaaagtcaATTTTTAAAGAagcaaggtttgataaatctcgaaattcgaattcgaaaattcaaatcaagttttgatTACTCACTATTCGAATTTAAGAGtgctgaccataaaaaaatgtatctcatggtttatcttgTGAAAAGTCATTGATgatattcaatttgaggagaaaatacTTTTCCTTAAATTCAGTTCCAGtattttctcatagacttcaatacagttTCCATGTGATAAACTgtaagataagtttttctgaattaaattgcatctcaattTAAATTTCATGCatgcagtatcggactgggatgccaggggcccaccaaaaaatcttaggctgagggcccactttccaacctATTATACCTTCTggcctcactcaacctctttattctcctagactcttttctctacatactattctctattcttccattgttaagcctctttgttgccataaagaaatagggaataggccaaatagttagaagcaagaggcccactgacatctgggcccaccaggagttttcctggtatcccggtgggccagtccgacactgcatgcatacctttttatgtgataaacctttttctcactgaatctggcccaaagtcacATAAGTGCAATGTAATGGTTATCCATTTTTACGAGGTGATGGGTTGGCAGATTTTGAGTCAATGCTGCATACCCTCTcccatgtgtaaaatgtataatgaagcagtggaattcttaatgaatctgatgaaagttgagtgtaggactggccagaccagggatgattttgacggagtcggccagcttaaatatattgcaatatatggacaagcaatgactgttttggttaaaggggagggcatttttagtagcgtCATGTATGAAATGTACTTGATAACAATGATATTGGGTGAGTGCAGAAGGTCTTTGTCTGAGGGACCTCCTTAAACACAGCAGACAACTTTCAATAAAATCTGTATTGGCATCTACAATCTACTCACTTCTTATTTATTGAAAGGGGCATGAAAAGTAACTGTTTGTGTCGCTAATAAAGGTGCCTAACCTAATAAAGGTTTGTGAATAACCagcatatttttttgtgttcacAGTCTGCCATTCGTTTTCCAATAGGAATTTTCACCATTGGATTCCTTCTCTAAACTCTTTCCAATATGTGGTGTTTCATCAATTCTGCTGCCATCTGACTACAGGTTTCTCCAGAAATGTccatccctaatataaattatCTGTCCCTTTGACAAAACTACATTATCTTACCAGGTCTCTTGTGATCATCAGCCACTTATACTGCTGCTAATTGGGATGATCAGCAAAAGTGTGAACTTGAAAAAGATCTTGATTCCTGACATTCCAGTCAATACTCCATCATCTAGAACAGGTTTAGTCCCAACGAACACTCCTGGATCAAGAACTGTGATACCTGTGCCACATGCTTGGTGAAAGAGCTCCACAGGACATTTGTTAAGAGACCTGACAATAAGAATTCTTTGGGCACACTGGCAGAGGGGTACTGTAAGGTCTTGTATCTTAGTGTCTCCTACAGAATCTTACAGTCCCTCTTCTTTCAACCCATCACCTTCTCTTCTCCCTCTTCTACAGTCCAACCTATAGCCAACCATTTTTATTCCAACCTCTCCTGTTCTGCTGCAGGAGGCTACAATTTTCCTAAGTCATGCCTATAGTCCTATACCCCCCACTCATCTCCATCTACCATTCCCTACTAATTGTTTATATGCTTAGCCCTCATCCACTCTGCCTCAGCGGGGCCATTGGTTATGTACTTCTCCTTTCTCTTTATCCCATACAAATGTCACTCAACTGGATgcttttccatttgttttatgctttatttctcattatttttacAGTACTTTTTCTTGAATATAGATCATTTTCCTCTAATCTGTGGATTCACCATCATTCCTCTCAGCTCATTTATTATATTCTTACAAACCCATCAGCCTTCATGTCCATATAGTACCCATCATCTGATCATACATGTGTTTTCCATAAACTTTTCCCACTCATTGCTCTTACACTTCCTACAGAGTGTCAATCATTTTGTCCATTGATTCCCCGTTCCACTTCCCTTCTCTGGATTCATCATAttattacagatgaagccacttggatttgtgagttaaatgcgtcatgactcagagttaattgaataaactgtgctatctaaagtcatcttaactcatttaatgcatttaaccttttcattagcataccaaagcaccattgttcacaatggtgaatgctttaattagatgggatgttgtgacacagttttctgtgttaaatgagataaatgggatatctgtgtttagttattctgtgtcaaacagacaaaccaaagtggctgcatctgtatctgCACATTTCTAATGTTCCTCTGCTGCCCTACCCATTACCCTTTTTGACTATTATTATCTATTAATTTATCAGTCACTTATTTGCACAAACTGTCTCCTCATTCTCCCTAGTGCTCTTAAACTCTTTTCCTATGGGTTCTACATCAATTTTGCATTTCTTCATGCCATTTTGACTTCCCTCCAATGTATGGCTACATTTTGAATTTAGAAACTAATTTTTATATGgttcatgaaaaattattttcttaaaacagaaaaacctgatttttattacataagtATGAATCAGtagtttgaaaagaaaaatcatgaaaataaattgtattgtttGCTTGTTGGCTACAAGAAACTTAAGATAATTCCTATGTCAAAGACATTTTTCTATGAGCAAAATCGATTATGACATCTTTTTGCGAATCTCTTTGGTATTTATGCCGTATATGATTGGATTAAACATAGGAGGAATGATCAGGTAGAGGCTGGAAATAAGGATTTGGACAGATGGGGCTGAAGAAGCCCCAAATCTCTGAGACACAAAGGAGAAGAGGGCTGGGATATATGCCACTAAAATAACACCAACATGGGCAGCACACGTGTTACCAACTTTATATCTGGCTTCTCTGTTAGGAAGTCTCAGCACAGCCATTATAATCATGGTGTAGGACACAGTAAGACAGATTGTATCCAATCCTACCACTAGCAAAGGAACCAGTAACCCATAAACAGAGTTGATTCTGATATCACCACAGGAGAGCTTTGCCACCACAATGTGCTGACAGTAAGTCTGTTCAATAACACGATTCCCACAAAATGGGAGCCTTCTGACAAGGAATGGATGAGGAAATATCAATAAAGTCCCTCTCATTATCACAATCAGTCCCATTTTTGCAATCATGGAATTGGTCAGGATAGAGGAGTATCTCAGTGGGTGGCAAATGGCCACATAACGATCAAAGGCCATAGTCACTAGTACAGAAGACCCCATTATGGAGAAGGAATGGATAAAGAACATCTGCACTAGACATTCCTCAAAAGTGATCTCTCTTAGCTTGAACCAGAAGAGCAGCAGCATCTTGGGAATGGCGGCATTTGACTGGACAAGGTCAGTGACTAATAACATGGAAAGGAGCAGGTACATTGGCTGGTGAAGCCTCCTGTCAGTTTTTATGATAAGAAGAACAGTAATGTTGGCTGAAATGGTTACTATATACATGCAACACAGTGGTATTGAGATCCAAACATGCATCTCTTCCATCCCTGGGATCCCAATCAGGATGAATGGAGAGGAGATCTGATTGGCTCTGCTGAGGTTTGACATGATGACTAACAGGAAAAGAAGAAACAAGAATATCTCCACATAATCTTGATACTAAACGCTAACATTACTTGCTAAATTGATTTCTTCTCTGCCCAGTCTTTGCAAAGTGTCACACAAGGTCTTCCTGCAAAAAAATAACACAGACAGCAAtatcagaatttttcagcttttcCAAAACAACAGATACttttccccactgctactatagacatcatgtctactatatctgctatccgacagtcacactcccttcccagagactattatccactgttactatagacaccatttctccctactatacctgctatcccacagtcacactcccttcccagagactattatcccactgttactataggcaccatctctccctactatacctgctatcccacagtcacattcccttcccagagactattatccactgttactataggcagcatctctccctactatacctgctatcccacagtcacactcccttcccagagactattatccactgttactatagacaccatctctccctactatacctgctatcccacagtcacactcccttcccagagactattatccactgttactatagacaccatctctccctactatacctgctatcccacagtcacactcccttcccagagactattattcactgttactatagacaccatctctccctactatacctgctatcccacagtcacactcccttcccagagactattatcccactgttactataggcaccatctctccctactatacctgctatcccacagtcacactcccttcccagagactattatccactgttactatagacaccatctctccctactatacctgctatcccacagtcacactcccttcccagagactattatccactgttactatagacaccatctctccctactatacctgctatcccacactcacactcccttcccagagactattatcccactgttactatagacaccatctctccctactatacctgctatcccacagtcacactcccttcccatagactattatcccactgttactataggcaccatctctccctactatacctgctatcccacagtcacactcccttcccagagactattatccactgttactatagacaccatctctccctactatacctgctatcccacagtcacactcccttcccagagactattatcccactgttactatagacaccatctctccctactatacctgctatcccacagtcacactcccttcccagagactattatcccactgttactataggcaccatctctccctactataccctgctatcccacagtcacactcccttcccagagactattatcccactgttactatagacaccatctctccctactatacctgctatcccacagtcacactcccttcccagagattattatccactgttactataggcaccatctctccctactatacctgctatcccacagtcacactcccttcccagagactattatcccactgttactataggcaccatctctccctactatacctgctatcccacagtcacactcccttcccagagactattatccactgtactatcccactgtactataggcaccatctctccctactatacctgctatcccacagtcacactcccttcccagagactattatccactgttactatagacaccatctctccctactatacctgctatcccacagtcacactcccttcccagagactattatcccactgttactatagacaccatctctccctactatacctgctatcccacagtcacactcccttcccagagactattatcccactgttactataggcaccatctctccctactatacctgctatcccacagtcacactcccttcccagagactattatccactgttactatagacaccatctctccctactatacctgctatcccacagtcacactcccttcccagagactattatcccaactgttactatagacaccatctctccctactataacctgctatcccacagtcacactcccttcccagagactattatcccactgttactataggcaccatctctccctactatactgctatcccacagtcacactcccttcccagagactattatcccactgttactatagacaccatctctccctactatacctgtatcccacagtcacaactcccttcccagagactattatcccactgttactatagacaccatctctccctactatacctgctatcccacagtcacactcccttcccagagactattatcccactgttactataggcaccatctctccctactatacctgctatcccacagtcacactcccttcccagagactattatcccactgttactatagacaccatctctcctactatacctgctatcccacagtcacactcccttcccagagattattatccactgttactataggcaccatctctccctacctatacctgctatccacagtcacactccccttcccagagactattatccactgttactataggcaccatctctccctactatacctgctatcccacagtcacactcccttcccagagactattatcccactgttactataggcaccatctctccctactatacctgctatcccacagccacacttccTTTTTAGAGACTATTTTTGTTTtgattctttattttgttttatattgacATGCaagacaaaatatatatacatacatttctctGACAATATTAAACTCTTATGATTTGGACATTTATTTATCCagtaaaacatgaaaataaatacaaatataaagtatCCTAAAAGTTTAGCAATTCGCTAATCATCCCTCTGGGCTATGATACCTCCATTATCATTTATTTCAGATGTATTTCTTCCTTATTCAGGCTAAAGCTTAACACATATCAAATAGCTATGTATACTTAATTTCAACCAATGGGTGAATAATTAATAACTTTTTAAGTATGGGAACCACCATGTCCATGTttctgaaaaatctgcatatttattaTCAACGAACACGGTAAGTTCCTCCGTCTGATTTATCTCTATAACTACAGATACCCAGTGTTCCACCGTAGGTGGATTTTTATCTCTCCAATGTAAAAGTATAAGGGACTTAGCCGCTACTAACAAATGTCTCGCATTACATTACCTTCTTTTTGTAAAGATTCTATAAAATCTTGGATCTGAAGGGCCCACCAGTGATCTTTCCTATTCCTCAACTCCCTATACTTAATGTGgtggcagcgaatttttgccaatGCCGTAAATCGCAAATTCGCcgtaaattcgccgcaaattcacgcctgctgaataaattcacccatcagtagcaaattggagaggcttcaggtggggtttttgccttcctctggatcacctggcagttaggcaggttgtaCATATAGACTTATGTTTAAACTTGATggtcgtgtgtcttttttcaacctaacgtactatgttactttgtattacttatactGACATTAGTAAAGATAAGAGCTGTGGTGTAACGATACAGCAGAGCCAGGAACTTCTGGGAGTCCGAAGAGCATAGAGGGATGTGGtaccctaaaaataatttgctgtgggactcATAAAATGTACTAATAATGTCTTTATATAAAGGCTTATACCTTATATGCAATTTAGCCAAGCAAATGCCAATCAGTGTTCTCCATCCAAGAGTCCAAATAAAACAAAGATGCAGAGGAACCAATCACACTCCTTTCCTATGTGTCTGAGGATTTATTGGAATAGATTCTTTCTAAACAGAACCTCGTCCTACAGAAACTGTACAGTTATAGGCAAATGAATGGCAGTGTCTGTGGCTCAGAGCTGGCTGCATATTAATTACTTTGCTTCATGTTCTCCCACCTGCCTGTGCCTGTCCCTAGAAACTGCACCCACTGACCTCTACAAAAAGTTCCTGGATCCTGTGATTTCTGCCTCTGATATCAGCCCAGAGTCATTCCACCTTCTATAGGAACCAATGGGCACAGGttgtaggtacaggtatgagcAGCTAGAACTGAGATTTTTTATGGGAAAAGTCAGTAAAACAAAGATTTCCACAAGGGTTAAACTACTGTAAGTATTGGTAACCAGTGCCCAAATCATCATAAATTGGGAAAGAATAGACACACAATATTAGTCAACACATTCACTTTACCTTATAGCCCAATATCACACCCTCATATTAAGGAGGGCAACAGAGACAGAAGGGCAGCAAATTCCAGCAGTGAAACAGCCCCAGTTATACCCTAATCCCTGGCACATAATAGATCTTCCTCCATAATCATCTACATCTTCTCATGGTACCAGGGGGGTCTCACCAACCTGCAAGAACCTCCAGCCTTTCTGTCTGAGTTGACTGAGGAAAATCTCCTTATAAACCCTATAAGCTGCctccataaataatataaataaatcagcctCAATTCTCTCCTGGATACAGTCTCTCCAGAGAATTATTCCCTTCCCTGTCTTCACTTGAAAAAAGGAAtagctcccgaaacatgtcgtgagtgagaatacaccaataaagggtgattgcagactaagtactgctgattcctggtctgtttctaatcGCTACAAATAGAACACAAGGTGATGCTGCAAAAGAAATCACTATATGaatgaaattaatttaatttgattATGTGAAGCTTTTGTGCATTGATTGGCACTGGGCAGAGCTGTAATTAACTGTATCTGTAATTATTATCTTCCCTTTATTACATGTAAcgatttattttctctttattcccttatatattattatatgctgCTGACCTGCACTGGGTTCTGTTTCATTCACCACTGACACTTCTGCTGCCCACTTAAGATTAGATCGCAAGCTCTTTGGGACATATGCTTAGAAAACCCATGATCCATTGCCAACAACACCCACTTTTGCATTACTCTTTATTGTAAGGGCTCATTATCATTTATTACACTGCTGCCTGGAGATGCCTGGGGCTGatttaacagataacagataaggatGCTCATCTAAGGCA
Proteins encoded in this region:
- the LOC108706031 gene encoding olfactory receptor 52N4, coding for MSNLSRANQISSPFILIGIPGMEEMHVWISIPLCCMYIVTISANITVLLIIKTDRRLHQPMYLLLSMLLVTDLVQSNAAIPKMLLLFWFKLREITFEECLVQMFFIHSFSIMGSSVLVTMAFDRYVAICHPLRYSSILTNSMIAKMGLIVIMRGTLLIFPHPFLVRRLPFCGNRVIEQTYCQHIVVAKLSCGDIRINSVYGLLVPLLVVGLDTICLTVSYTMIIMAVLRLPNREARYKVGNTCAAHVGVILVAYIPALFSFVSQRFGASSAPSVQILISSLYLIIPPMFNPIIYGINTKEIRKKMS